In Candidatus Marinimicrobia bacterium CG08_land_8_20_14_0_20_45_22, a single window of DNA contains:
- a CDS encoding glucose-6-phosphate isomerase, producing MIPKINATQTRAWHHLSIHYMGTKKTPIRNYFKNDPDRFRKFSIQFEDILVDYSKNHYSDETIPVMLALAKETQLAEAIRLMFSGGTINETENRPALHIALRNRSNTPIFVNGKDVMPEVNAVLKQMEKFSNAVLSGEWKGFTGKPITDIVNIGIGGSDLGPVMVTEALRPYWKHIYPHFVSNIDGTDIAETLKKVQPETTLFIISSKTFVTQETMANAQTARKWFLEYVKDESAVASHFVAVSTNEAAVQKFGIATENMFRFWDWVGGRFSLWSAIGLSIACTIGYKNFCELLDGAHAMDKHFREMPIEKNIPAILGFLGIWYRNFYKYEAQAILPYDQYLHRLPAYLQQLDMESNGKNVDRNGAPIKYQTGPLIFGEPGTNGQHAFYQLLHQGTSIVPCDFLAPAISQNPIDDHHRILLSNFFAQTEALMNGKSEDDVYRELLDSGKNDEEIQKLLPFKVFTGNRPTTSILYKKMTPRTLGSLIAMYEHKIFVQGFYWNIYSFDQWGVELGKQLAFKILPELSDDSVVIAHDSSTNGLINTYKEFIKS from the coding sequence ATGATTCCAAAAATCAACGCCACACAGACACGCGCCTGGCACCATTTATCCATTCACTATATGGGCACAAAAAAGACGCCGATCCGCAACTATTTTAAAAACGATCCGGACCGATTTCGGAAATTTTCGATCCAATTTGAGGATATTCTCGTCGATTATTCCAAGAACCATTACAGCGACGAGACAATCCCGGTGATGCTTGCGCTGGCTAAGGAAACGCAATTAGCGGAAGCGATCCGGTTGATGTTCAGCGGCGGTACGATCAACGAGACAGAAAATCGGCCGGCGCTTCATATCGCATTAAGAAACCGTTCCAACACGCCGATTTTCGTTAACGGCAAAGACGTCATGCCGGAAGTCAACGCCGTTCTGAAACAGATGGAGAAATTCTCGAATGCCGTACTATCCGGGGAATGGAAAGGATTCACCGGAAAACCGATTACTGACATTGTTAACATCGGCATTGGCGGAAGCGATCTCGGTCCCGTTATGGTAACGGAAGCGCTTCGCCCGTACTGGAAACACATTTACCCGCATTTTGTATCGAACATCGATGGAACAGACATCGCCGAAACGCTGAAGAAAGTCCAGCCGGAGACAACACTTTTTATCATTTCATCGAAAACATTCGTGACGCAGGAAACGATGGCAAACGCCCAAACGGCGCGCAAATGGTTTTTGGAATATGTCAAAGATGAATCAGCGGTAGCGTCTCACTTTGTCGCTGTTTCGACAAACGAAGCAGCAGTTCAAAAATTCGGTATCGCTACTGAAAACATGTTCCGGTTCTGGGATTGGGTTGGCGGACGATTTTCGCTCTGGTCAGCGATAGGCCTTTCTATTGCCTGCACAATCGGTTATAAGAATTTCTGTGAATTGCTCGACGGCGCGCATGCAATGGACAAACATTTCCGCGAGATGCCGATCGAGAAAAATATTCCCGCGATTCTAGGATTTCTCGGCATTTGGTATCGGAATTTTTACAAATATGAGGCACAGGCGATTCTACCCTACGATCAGTATTTACATCGCCTGCCTGCTTATCTTCAGCAATTGGATATGGAGAGCAACGGGAAAAATGTCGATCGGAACGGTGCTCCCATTAAGTACCAAACCGGGCCGTTGATTTTCGGCGAGCCGGGAACGAATGGTCAGCACGCCTTTTATCAGCTTCTGCATCAAGGAACCAGCATCGTTCCATGCGATTTTCTCGCACCTGCAATCAGCCAGAATCCGATAGACGATCATCACCGGATTCTGTTATCCAATTTTTTTGCTCAAACCGAAGCGCTGATGAATGGTAAATCGGAAGACGATGTCTATAGAGAATTACTGGATAGCGGCAAGAATGACGAAGAAATCCAAAAACTTCTGCCGTTCAAGGTTTTCACAGGAAATCGTCCGACGACATCCATTTTATATAAAAAAATGACACCTCGTACGCTCGGCAGTTTAATCGCGATGTACGAACACAAAATCTTCGTCCAAGGGTTTTACTGGAATATTTACAGTTTCGACCAATGGGGCGTGGAACTTGGCAAACAACTGGCGTTTAAAATCCTGCCGGAATTGTCGGACGATTCGGTTGTTATCGCTCATGATTCCTCGACAAATGGATTGATTAACACTTATAAGGAATTTATTAAGTCATGA